The following coding sequences are from one Thermostaphylospora chromogena window:
- a CDS encoding heavy metal translocating P-type ATPase, with product MSDACGCGGELRPTGQDGAEEREPERLWQVRELRFAAAAGVCLLAGALTAWAGTPPPVPLTLNALALALGAWTFVPGTLRRLVKGKIGVGTLMTIAAVGAVILGEVAEAAMLAFLYSISEGLEEYALARTRRGLRALLALVPETATVLRDGARVTVDPTGLRPGDLLLVRPGERLATDGVIRSGRTTLDISALTGESVPVEAQPGQRVYAGSINGTGVLEVEVTATVADNSLAKIVKIVEAEQARKGTAQRLADRIARPLVPGIMILAAAIAAAGALADDPVTWIERSLVVLVAASPCALAISVPVTVVAAIGAASRMGVLVKGGAALEALGRIKIIALDKTGTLTRNQPAVIEVATTPGHTEQQVLAVAAALEARSEHPLARAVLAAHPDPGPAAEVEAVTGAGLTGIVDGKPARLGRSGWIDAGPLAGRVAAMREAGATVMLVEHAGQVIGAIAVRDDLRPEAAEAVARLHAGGYEVAMLTGDNTATATALAAQAGIDRVHAELLPEDKSAIIARLRATRPIAMVGDGVNDAPALAAADVGIAMGAMGADVAIETADVALMGEDLRHLPHIMAHACRSRAIMLQNVGLSLGLITVLIPLAAVGVLGLAAVVAVHELVEIVVIANGIRAGRVKVLPPAPAASPQPQAAQPVRT from the coding sequence ATGAGCGACGCGTGCGGGTGCGGCGGCGAGCTGCGGCCGACCGGGCAGGACGGGGCCGAGGAGCGCGAGCCGGAGCGGCTGTGGCAGGTGCGCGAGCTGCGGTTCGCCGCCGCGGCGGGTGTTTGCCTGCTGGCGGGCGCCCTTACCGCGTGGGCCGGCACGCCCCCACCGGTGCCGCTCACGTTGAACGCGCTGGCGCTGGCGCTCGGCGCGTGGACGTTCGTGCCGGGCACGCTGCGCCGCCTGGTCAAAGGCAAGATCGGCGTCGGCACGCTGATGACGATCGCCGCGGTCGGCGCGGTCATCCTGGGAGAGGTGGCCGAGGCGGCCATGCTGGCGTTTCTGTACTCCATCAGCGAAGGCTTGGAGGAGTACGCGCTGGCGCGTACCCGGCGCGGGCTGCGCGCGCTGCTGGCGCTGGTGCCCGAGACGGCCACCGTGCTGCGCGACGGTGCCCGGGTCACCGTGGACCCGACCGGCCTGCGCCCGGGTGATCTCCTGCTCGTGCGGCCGGGGGAGCGGCTGGCCACCGACGGCGTGATCCGAAGCGGCCGCACCACGCTGGACATCTCGGCGCTGACCGGCGAATCGGTGCCGGTCGAGGCCCAGCCGGGGCAGCGCGTTTACGCCGGATCGATCAACGGCACCGGCGTGCTGGAGGTCGAGGTCACCGCGACCGTTGCGGACAACTCCCTGGCCAAGATCGTCAAGATCGTGGAGGCCGAGCAAGCCCGCAAGGGCACAGCCCAGCGCCTGGCCGACCGCATCGCCCGGCCGCTGGTGCCCGGCATCATGATCCTCGCCGCGGCGATCGCCGCCGCCGGAGCGCTCGCCGATGATCCGGTGACCTGGATCGAACGGTCCCTGGTCGTGCTGGTGGCGGCCTCGCCGTGCGCGCTGGCCATCAGCGTGCCGGTCACCGTGGTAGCCGCCATCGGCGCCGCCTCCCGCATGGGCGTGCTGGTCAAAGGCGGCGCCGCCCTGGAGGCGCTGGGCCGGATCAAGATAATCGCACTGGACAAGACCGGCACCCTGACCCGTAACCAGCCCGCCGTCATCGAGGTGGCCACCACGCCCGGCCACACCGAACAGCAGGTCTTGGCCGTCGCCGCGGCGCTGGAGGCCCGCAGCGAGCATCCCCTCGCACGCGCCGTCCTGGCCGCTCACCCCGACCCCGGCCCCGCCGCCGAGGTCGAGGCGGTCACCGGTGCCGGCCTCACCGGTATCGTCGACGGCAAACCGGCCCGGCTCGGCCGGTCCGGCTGGATCGACGCCGGACCGCTGGCCGGCCGGGTGGCGGCGATGCGGGAAGCAGGCGCCACCGTCATGCTCGTCGAACACGCCGGCCAGGTGATCGGCGCGATCGCCGTCCGCGACGATCTGCGTCCCGAAGCCGCTGAGGCGGTCGCCCGGCTCCATGCCGGCGGATACGAGGTGGCCATGCTCACCGGCGACAACACGGCCACCGCCACCGCCCTGGCCGCGCAGGCCGGAATCGACCGGGTGCACGCCGAGCTGCTGCCGGAAGACAAATCGGCCATCATCGCCCGGCTCCGCGCCACGCGGCCGATCGCGATGGTCGGCGACGGCGTCAACGACGCCCCCGCCCTCGCCGCCGCCGACGTCGGCATCGCCATGGGCGCGATGGGCGCCGATGTGGCGATCGAAACCGCCGACGTCGCCCTGATGGGTGAGGACCTGCGCCACCTGCCCCACATCATGGCGCATGCCTGCCGCTCACGGGCGATCATGCTGCAGAACGTCGGCCTTTCCCTCGGCTTGATCACCGTACTCATCCCGCTGGCCGCCGTCGGCGTGCTCGGCCTGGCCGCCGTCGTCGCCGTGCACGAACTCGTCGAGATCGTCGTCATCGCCAACGGGATACGCGCCGGTCGTGTCAAGGTCCTGCCACCGGCCCCGGCGGCCTCCCCGCAGCCACAGGCCGCTCAACCGGTGAGGACCTGA
- a CDS encoding ABC transporter substrate-binding protein, with translation MSDLHTSIERAAPRRKKRPWAVGVVVLLLVAGSGFALTRGGDFGDTAAGDGTPVRGGTLEFALIDYQRTPDPHWGTNYAESLIGNNVTDKLTWQDPDTGEITPWLAESWEHNEELTEFTFHLRKDVTFSDGTPFNAEVVKANFDQYVRGDEKLGISPNGAQLLPGYIETLTPDEYTAVVRFEKPLASFLQASSFTANAQPGFLSLSTLRLSAEERTDPTKVIGTGPFVYESWEPQVRTVLVKRKGYNWSPPALKHKGEAYLDRIVFNTIPESSVRTGSLVSGAIDATLDVGTTDEKALADQGFKIIYRGVSGTAIYFNFNSQLFPTDDIAVRRAIQLGWDREAIEKTVLTGSYSIATSVLAPSVPGYADYSGSVLRYDPEKAERILEEAGWRRGPDGIRVKDGRKLVVKLLGISNLVVNKPAYESIQQDLKRIGIDLQLTVVPIPDYAANLTKAETDWNIVAANRSRNDPGVLNLQYSPLLGNGAYLSEDSPGIDVDEVTQTLGKLELTLDPAARERYAREAQDLLLDKYALVNPVYNPSQVIAHADYVHGIVFDAQSRNHFVATWKSNGR, from the coding sequence ATGTCCGACCTTCACACGTCAATCGAGCGCGCCGCCCCAAGGCGCAAGAAGCGCCCCTGGGCCGTCGGCGTCGTCGTTCTCCTCCTCGTCGCCGGAAGCGGGTTCGCTCTCACCCGAGGTGGCGACTTCGGCGACACGGCGGCCGGCGACGGCACCCCGGTCCGCGGCGGCACGCTGGAGTTCGCGCTGATCGACTACCAGCGCACCCCGGACCCGCACTGGGGCACCAACTACGCCGAGTCGCTCATCGGCAACAACGTCACCGACAAGCTGACCTGGCAGGACCCGGACACCGGTGAGATCACGCCGTGGCTCGCGGAGTCGTGGGAGCACAACGAGGAACTGACCGAGTTCACGTTCCACCTGCGCAAAGACGTCACGTTCAGCGACGGCACGCCGTTCAACGCCGAGGTGGTCAAGGCCAACTTCGACCAGTACGTGCGCGGTGACGAGAAGCTGGGCATCTCCCCCAACGGCGCTCAGCTGTTACCCGGCTACATCGAGACGCTGACCCCGGACGAGTACACCGCCGTCGTCCGATTCGAAAAGCCGCTCGCCAGCTTCCTGCAGGCCTCGTCCTTCACCGCCAACGCGCAACCCGGCTTCCTGTCGCTTTCCACGTTGCGGCTGAGCGCGGAGGAACGCACGGACCCGACGAAGGTGATCGGCACCGGCCCGTTCGTGTACGAGTCGTGGGAGCCTCAGGTCAGGACCGTCCTGGTCAAGCGGAAGGGCTACAACTGGTCCCCGCCGGCGCTCAAGCACAAGGGCGAGGCGTACCTGGACCGGATCGTGTTCAACACGATCCCGGAGTCCAGCGTCCGAACCGGCTCGCTGGTGTCCGGCGCGATCGACGCCACACTCGACGTGGGCACCACGGACGAGAAGGCGCTGGCCGACCAAGGCTTCAAGATCATATACAGGGGTGTCTCCGGAACCGCCATCTACTTCAACTTCAACTCCCAGCTGTTCCCGACCGACGACATCGCGGTACGCAGGGCGATCCAGCTCGGCTGGGACCGCGAGGCGATCGAGAAGACGGTGCTCACCGGCTCCTACTCCATCGCGACCTCGGTTCTCGCGCCGTCGGTTCCCGGGTACGCGGACTACAGCGGCTCGGTGCTGAGGTACGACCCCGAGAAGGCCGAGCGCATCCTCGAGGAGGCCGGCTGGCGGAGGGGCCCGGACGGGATCCGGGTCAAAGACGGCAGGAAGCTCGTGGTCAAGCTGCTCGGCATCAGCAACCTGGTGGTGAACAAGCCAGCGTACGAGTCGATCCAGCAGGACCTGAAGAGGATAGGCATCGACCTGCAGCTCACCGTCGTCCCGATCCCGGATTACGCGGCCAACCTGACCAAGGCGGAGACCGATTGGAACATCGTCGCGGCCAACCGCTCGCGTAACGACCCGGGAGTCCTCAACCTCCAGTACAGCCCGCTGCTCGGCAACGGCGCGTACCTCAGCGAGGACTCCCCCGGAATCGACGTGGACGAGGTCACTCAGACCCTGGGCAAGCTCGAGCTCACCCTCGACCCGGCCGCGCGGGAACGGTACGCCAGGGAGGCGCAGGACCTCCTGCTCGACAAGTACGCGCTGGTGAACCCGGTCTACAACCCGTCGCAGGTGATCGCCCACGCGGATTACGTCCACGGGATCGTCTTCGACGCCCAGTCCCGCAACCACTTCGTGGCCACCTGGAAGAGCAACGGGAGGTGA
- a CDS encoding SDR family oxidoreductase: MVVNTSSGSGLFNPLPAQAAYAAGNAGVAALTIVAARELGRYGVRVNCISPSMARTRLTLDVPGMSQEPPPGRFDPLHPAASAPVAAYLASSACPLTGQVLSVRGGTVTAARGWSLGGRIHKDGLWSVQELTERMKDLPTADPFDDLAHALSGALGTAGRAALQQMIDDLLERGSRSGTASS; this comes from the coding sequence ATCGTCGTCAACACCTCTTCCGGATCCGGGCTGTTCAACCCGCTGCCCGCGCAGGCCGCCTACGCGGCGGGTAACGCCGGGGTCGCGGCGCTGACCATCGTGGCCGCCCGCGAGCTGGGCCGCTACGGCGTCCGGGTCAACTGCATCTCGCCCTCGATGGCCCGCACCAGGCTCACCCTCGACGTCCCCGGCATGAGCCAGGAACCGCCGCCGGGCCGTTTCGATCCCCTGCACCCGGCCGCGAGCGCACCCGTCGCCGCCTATCTGGCCAGTTCGGCCTGCCCGCTCACCGGCCAGGTGCTGTCGGTGCGGGGCGGTACGGTCACGGCCGCCCGCGGCTGGTCCCTCGGCGGCCGCATCCACAAGGACGGCCTATGGAGCGTGCAGGAGTTGACCGAGAGGATGAAGGACCTGCCGACGGCCGACCCCTTCGACGATCTCGCCCACGCCCTGAGCGGCGCACTCGGCACCGCCGGACGCGCCGCGCTCCAGCAGATGATCGACGATCTGCTGGAGCGGGGAAGCCGGTCCGGCACGGCCTCCTCCTGA
- a CDS encoding flavin-containing monooxygenase translates to MIIVIGAGQAGLAIGRELRRAGHDILLLDAHHRIGESWRRRWDSLRLFTPASLSALPGMPFPGPGHHYPGKDEVAGYLQAYAARFELPVQLGTTVTELRRGANGGFEVATSHGTLTADGVVVATGPFQLPHVPDLPLPPEIVSLHSADYRNPAQLPDGPVLVVGGGNSGMQIAAELAATRPVTLAIGERQPVLPQRICGLDVFTWLQALGLIRAPAAGRLGRLVRDHDPLIGLSPRGLRRLGVRIVDRITAVDGARLRTATGQAITASAVIWATGYRSDYRWIRIPGALAGGFPVHSAGISPVPGLAYIGLPFQRNRGSALLDWVGEDAALVAAAHTAPLRTPS, encoded by the coding sequence ATGATCATCGTGATTGGCGCCGGTCAGGCCGGGCTCGCGATCGGCCGCGAACTCCGCCGGGCCGGACACGACATCCTGCTGCTCGACGCCCACCACCGGATCGGCGAGTCCTGGCGGCGCCGCTGGGACTCGCTGCGCCTGTTCACCCCCGCCTCCCTGAGCGCGCTCCCCGGCATGCCCTTCCCGGGCCCGGGCCACCATTACCCGGGCAAGGACGAGGTGGCCGGCTACCTGCAGGCGTACGCGGCCCGCTTCGAGCTGCCCGTCCAGCTCGGCACCACCGTGACCGAGCTGCGCCGCGGCGCGAACGGGGGTTTCGAGGTGGCCACCAGCCACGGCACCCTAACCGCGGACGGTGTGGTGGTCGCCACCGGCCCGTTCCAGCTGCCGCACGTCCCTGACCTGCCGCTCCCGCCCGAGATCGTCTCCCTGCACAGCGCCGACTACCGCAACCCCGCCCAACTGCCCGACGGCCCCGTGCTCGTCGTCGGCGGCGGCAACTCCGGCATGCAGATCGCCGCCGAACTGGCCGCCACCCGGCCGGTCACGCTCGCGATCGGCGAACGGCAACCGGTGCTTCCCCAGCGCATCTGCGGCCTCGACGTGTTCACCTGGTTGCAGGCGCTCGGCCTGATCCGCGCGCCCGCCGCCGGCCGGCTGGGCCGTCTGGTCCGCGACCACGACCCGCTGATCGGCCTGAGCCCGCGCGGCCTGCGGCGGCTGGGGGTGCGCATCGTCGACCGCATCACCGCCGTCGACGGGGCACGGCTGCGCACCGCAACCGGGCAGGCCATAACCGCGTCGGCCGTGATCTGGGCGACCGGTTACCGGTCCGACTACCGCTGGATCCGCATCCCGGGCGCGCTGGCCGGCGGATTCCCCGTCCACTCCGCGGGGATCAGCCCGGTGCCCGGACTCGCCTATATCGGGCTGCCCTTCCAGCGCAACCGCGGATCCGCCCTGCTCGACTGGGTGGGTGAAGACGCCGCGCTGGTCGCCGCCGCCCATACGGCTCCACTGCGGACGCCGAGCTGA
- a CDS encoding TetR/AcrR family transcriptional regulator — MSDERAERILDAAGELLVAWGYRRVTIEDVARRAGIGKGTVYLHFGSKELLFLTVIMREQARLVDRFLAAFEADPSRALPSEMARLTYLWVHEDPIIHVIVTGDPETLGALTRSGADHVGPLIKARWQTVGDYLEVLREHGVVRGDLDPEARLHAYAAVLTGFLTIDPYRTDDEMPLQARADALALTVKAAFETPDAAERVSRAVPRVLELYRNMRELLVKEVDRQKLT, encoded by the coding sequence ATGAGCGACGAGCGGGCCGAGCGGATCCTGGACGCAGCCGGAGAGCTGCTGGTCGCCTGGGGGTACCGGCGGGTGACGATCGAGGACGTCGCCCGCCGGGCGGGGATCGGCAAGGGAACGGTCTACCTGCACTTCGGCAGCAAGGAGCTGCTGTTCCTCACCGTCATCATGCGGGAGCAGGCACGGCTGGTCGACCGGTTCCTGGCCGCGTTCGAGGCCGATCCGTCCCGCGCGCTGCCGAGCGAGATGGCCAGGCTGACGTACCTGTGGGTGCACGAGGATCCGATCATCCACGTGATCGTCACCGGGGACCCCGAGACGCTCGGCGCGCTCACCCGCAGCGGCGCCGACCATGTCGGCCCGCTCATAAAAGCGCGCTGGCAGACGGTCGGCGACTACCTGGAGGTTCTGCGCGAACACGGCGTCGTCCGCGGCGACCTGGATCCCGAGGCGCGTCTGCACGCGTACGCCGCGGTCCTCACCGGATTTCTCACCATCGATCCCTACCGGACGGATGACGAGATGCCGCTCCAGGCCAGGGCCGACGCGCTCGCGCTCACCGTCAAGGCGGCATTCGAAACCCCGGATGCGGCCGAGCGCGTCAGCCGTGCCGTCCCGCGCGTGCTCGAGCTCTACCGGAACATGCGCGAGCTGCTGGTCAAGGAGGTCGACCGGCAGAAACTCACCTGA
- a CDS encoding ABC transporter permease — MKERGGSIVLRYLALKVGRAVFVVWAAFTLSFVLLFVLPADPVDLLFDPAEINTVPPEVREQIAESYGFNDPVLLQYLSRLGHALTGDFGNSVQSGRPVVATILDALPSTLVLAAGALVLALLIAFAIALVATRTRRRWVRNLVEALPSGAVSVPVFLSGILLLQIFSFRLGWFPAFGERSAESIVLPLITLAVPVSGPIAQLLVRSFATEFHSGYVTTSRAKGATRGDIIVRDVLRNASLPALTIAGVTFGNLIAGSVIIETVFARQGIGRMTQAAINTLDVPLVQGIVVLTAAGFALINLVVDLIYPLLDPRLRATLTAG; from the coding sequence GTGAAGGAACGTGGAGGGAGCATCGTGCTGCGCTACCTCGCGCTGAAGGTCGGCCGGGCCGTGTTCGTGGTCTGGGCCGCGTTCACGCTGTCCTTCGTCCTGCTGTTCGTGCTGCCCGCCGACCCGGTGGACCTGCTCTTCGACCCGGCCGAGATCAACACCGTTCCCCCGGAGGTCCGCGAGCAGATCGCGGAGAGCTACGGCTTCAACGATCCGGTGCTCCTGCAGTATCTGTCCCGGCTGGGACACGCGCTGACCGGCGACTTCGGCAACTCGGTGCAGTCGGGGCGACCGGTTGTGGCCACGATCCTCGACGCACTGCCGAGCACCCTCGTCCTCGCCGCCGGCGCCCTCGTGCTGGCCCTGCTCATCGCGTTCGCGATCGCGCTCGTCGCGACCCGGACCCGCCGCCGGTGGGTGCGCAACCTGGTCGAGGCTCTACCGTCGGGCGCGGTCTCGGTGCCGGTCTTCCTCTCCGGCATCCTGCTGCTGCAGATCTTCTCGTTCCGGCTCGGCTGGTTCCCCGCCTTCGGCGAGCGCAGCGCCGAGAGCATCGTCCTGCCGCTGATCACACTGGCCGTGCCTGTGTCGGGTCCGATCGCGCAGCTTCTCGTCCGCAGCTTCGCGACCGAGTTCCACTCCGGCTACGTCACGACGAGCCGGGCGAAAGGGGCCACCCGCGGCGACATCATCGTCCGCGACGTCCTGCGCAACGCCAGCCTGCCGGCGCTCACCATCGCCGGTGTCACGTTCGGCAACCTGATCGCCGGATCGGTGATCATCGAGACCGTCTTCGCCCGCCAGGGAATCGGCCGGATGACGCAGGCCGCGATCAACACCCTGGACGTGCCGCTGGTGCAGGGGATCGTCGTGCTCACGGCGGCCGGCTTCGCGTTGATCAACCTGGTCGTCGACCTGATCTATCCGCTGCTGGACCCGCGGCTGCGGGCCACGCTCACCGCGGGCTGA
- a CDS encoding cytochrome P450 family protein — MTVVNLIDPELMREPFDGFARIREEGPLARGVFPGEVDPVWLVTRYEDVKTVLGDSRFVNNPASVPGRNADNIREQIITARGIDPELAPYLLDSILDMDGADHMRLRRLVSREFTARRVIDLRPRMAEITEELLDRLDNETDLIENFAYPLPITVICELIGVPEEGRAAWREQSRAMMTIAAGAMNAPLKKMIELSRDLIERLRAQPGEDLLSALIRTHDEDGDRLSDIELITMIITLVVAGHETTAHLIGNGTLALLTHPDQLELVKKDPQLWPRAVHELMRWCGPVHGARVRYAAEDVEIGGQTIKKGEGVIAILVGANYDPRRFDDPERLDVTRERDSRREVHVGFGHGLHYCLGAALARNEAEIAFSALFRRFPGLALAGEPEREYLPFSWRLARLPVRLS; from the coding sequence GTGACCGTCGTCAACCTGATCGACCCGGAACTCATGCGGGAGCCCTTCGACGGCTTCGCCCGAATCCGGGAGGAGGGGCCGCTGGCCAGGGGCGTCTTCCCCGGGGAGGTCGACCCCGTGTGGCTGGTCACCCGCTACGAAGACGTGAAGACGGTGCTCGGCGACAGCCGGTTCGTCAACAACCCGGCGAGCGTGCCCGGGAGGAACGCCGACAACATCCGCGAGCAGATCATCACGGCCAGAGGCATCGATCCGGAACTGGCTCCGTACCTCCTCGACAGCATCCTCGACATGGACGGCGCCGACCACATGCGGCTGCGCCGCCTGGTCTCCCGCGAGTTCACCGCCCGCCGGGTGATCGACCTGCGTCCCCGCATGGCCGAGATCACCGAGGAGCTGCTCGACCGGCTGGACAACGAGACCGACCTGATCGAGAACTTCGCCTACCCGCTGCCGATCACGGTCATCTGCGAGCTGATCGGCGTGCCCGAGGAGGGCCGCGCCGCCTGGCGTGAGCAGAGCCGGGCCATGATGACCATCGCTGCCGGCGCGATGAACGCGCCGCTGAAGAAGATGATCGAGCTGTCCCGGGATCTGATCGAGCGGCTGCGCGCGCAGCCGGGGGAGGACCTGCTGTCGGCGCTGATCCGCACCCACGACGAGGACGGCGACCGGCTGAGCGACATCGAGCTGATCACCATGATCATCACCCTGGTCGTGGCCGGACACGAGACGACCGCGCACCTGATCGGCAACGGCACCCTGGCCCTGCTCACCCATCCCGACCAGCTCGAGCTGGTGAAGAAGGATCCGCAGCTGTGGCCGCGCGCCGTACACGAGCTGATGCGCTGGTGCGGGCCGGTCCACGGTGCCCGGGTGCGGTACGCGGCCGAGGACGTCGAGATCGGCGGGCAGACGATCAAGAAGGGGGAGGGTGTCATCGCGATCCTGGTGGGCGCCAACTACGACCCGCGCCGCTTCGACGATCCCGAACGGCTCGACGTGACCCGGGAGCGGGACTCCCGGCGCGAGGTGCACGTGGGCTTCGGCCACGGCCTGCACTACTGCCTGGGCGCGGCGCTGGCGCGCAACGAGGCGGAGATCGCGTTCAGCGCGCTGTTCCGCCGCTTCCCCGGCCTCGCCCTGGCCGGTGAACCGGAGCGGGAGTACCTGCCGTTCTCCTGGCGCCTGGCCAGGCTCCCCGTCCGGCTGTCGTGA
- a CDS encoding LLM class flavin-dependent oxidoreductase, protein MSLEFLWYIPNQIQPGHRGDTIAADHNSLETLTSHARALEEHGWGGALIGTGWGRPDTFTVATALAARTTTFRPLIAIRPGYWHPANFASAAATLDHLTEGRVMINIVSGRDNPAAYGDRVGDPDRRYARTKEFLQLVRRLWTEENVTHHGEYFSVTDSTVVPRIAVRGERRHPRLYFGGASEAAEKVAATEADVQLFWGEPLADIAERIERLKNLSEKLGREHPPLEFGLRITTLVRDTSEQAWADAQAKVAQMAEGAIQRDPNRHVAVGQQRLLDLAARGEVLDDNLYTAPGRFGGGGAGTTWLVGSAEDVAKSLRKYQALGITHFILSDTPYLPEIKRQGERLLPLLRD, encoded by the coding sequence ATGAGCCTCGAGTTCCTCTGGTACATCCCGAACCAGATCCAGCCCGGGCACCGCGGCGACACCATCGCGGCGGACCACAACAGCCTGGAGACCCTCACCAGCCACGCCAGGGCCCTCGAAGAGCACGGATGGGGCGGGGCGCTCATCGGCACCGGCTGGGGACGGCCCGACACCTTCACGGTCGCCACCGCGCTGGCCGCGCGGACGACGACGTTCCGGCCGCTGATCGCGATCCGGCCCGGTTACTGGCATCCGGCCAACTTCGCCTCCGCCGCCGCGACCCTGGATCACCTCACCGAAGGGCGGGTGATGATCAACATCGTGTCGGGCAGGGACAACCCGGCGGCGTACGGCGACCGCGTGGGCGATCCGGACCGCCGTTACGCCCGCACCAAGGAGTTCCTCCAGCTCGTCCGCAGACTCTGGACTGAGGAGAACGTCACCCACCACGGCGAGTACTTCAGCGTCACCGACTCCACCGTGGTGCCGCGGATAGCCGTCCGAGGCGAACGCAGGCACCCCCGGCTCTACTTCGGCGGCGCCTCCGAAGCCGCGGAGAAGGTGGCGGCCACCGAAGCCGACGTCCAGCTCTTCTGGGGTGAACCGCTCGCCGACATCGCCGAACGGATCGAGCGGCTCAAGAACCTCAGCGAGAAGCTCGGACGCGAACACCCTCCGCTGGAGTTCGGCCTCCGGATCACCACGCTCGTGCGGGACACCAGCGAACAGGCCTGGGCCGACGCCCAGGCCAAGGTCGCGCAGATGGCCGAAGGCGCCATCCAGCGCGACCCGAACCGGCATGTCGCCGTCGGCCAGCAGCGGCTGCTCGACCTGGCCGCCCGCGGAGAGGTGCTCGACGACAACCTCTACACCGCTCCGGGCAGGTTCGGCGGCGGCGGCGCGGGCACCACCTGGTTAGTCGGTTCGGCCGAGGACGTGGCGAAGTCGCTGCGCAAATACCAGGCCCTCGGCATCACCCACTTCATACTCTCCGACACCCCCTACCTGCCGGAGATCAAACGGCAGGGCGAACGGCTGCTGCCGCTGCTGCGCGACTGA
- a CDS encoding helix-turn-helix transcriptional regulator translates to MTRSKEVLMPLSPVHHRGWATIEPGRLYYGGHIGAGDLHAHPAVQLMVGDELILAGADGVEHTMTAALIPANTPHAIVRDAAGVLLALIDPAQAGRASHRPRTGSATAWRVDLDLPADRDLPTLQELVTSLTETAPPRPRHPALIRAAQIIEEMLPGRVRLGDVAAAVHLSESRLSHLFSGEFGLPFRPYVLWARLRVALAAVSRGASLTEAAHTAGFADAAHLTRTVHRMMGEAPSALADGVRWLG, encoded by the coding sequence GTGACACGTTCGAAGGAGGTGCTGATGCCGCTGTCCCCCGTTCACCACCGGGGGTGGGCGACGATCGAGCCGGGGCGGCTCTACTACGGCGGCCACATCGGCGCGGGGGACCTGCACGCGCACCCCGCTGTCCAGCTCATGGTCGGCGACGAGCTGATCCTGGCCGGCGCCGACGGCGTCGAGCACACCATGACGGCCGCGCTCATCCCGGCCAACACCCCGCACGCGATCGTGCGCGACGCGGCCGGCGTCCTGCTCGCCCTGATCGACCCGGCCCAGGCCGGGCGGGCGTCCCACCGGCCGCGAACCGGCTCCGCCACGGCCTGGCGCGTCGATCTGGACCTGCCCGCCGACCGTGACCTGCCCACGCTGCAGGAGCTGGTCACCAGCCTGACCGAAACGGCACCCCCACGGCCGCGTCACCCCGCGCTGATCAGAGCCGCGCAGATCATCGAAGAGATGCTGCCCGGCCGTGTGCGCCTCGGCGACGTCGCGGCCGCCGTGCACCTGTCGGAGAGCCGGCTGTCCCATCTGTTCAGCGGCGAATTCGGGCTGCCCTTCCGCCCCTATGTGCTGTGGGCGCGCCTGCGCGTGGCGCTGGCGGCGGTGTCGCGCGGCGCGTCGCTGACCGAGGCCGCGCACACGGCCGGGTTCGCCGACGCCGCCCACCTGACCCGTACCGTCCACCGCATGATGGGCGAGGCGCCCTCGGCCCTGGCCGACGGCGTGCGCTGGCTGGGTTAG
- a CDS encoding ArsR/SmtB family transcription factor, whose amino-acid sequence MTIDDEGGPCVNADIAAGLPPAAALFRSLADETRLRIVQRLARGEARVVDLTGELGLAQSTVSKHLACLRDCGLVDYRVEGRQSFYALTRPELMDLLASAEHLLAATGHTVALSPGVTAPAAQVDQGQKEVEEARR is encoded by the coding sequence ATGACGATTGATGATGAGGGCGGGCCATGCGTGAACGCCGATATCGCGGCCGGGCTGCCACCGGCGGCGGCGCTGTTCCGCTCGCTGGCCGACGAGACCCGGCTGCGCATCGTGCAGCGCCTGGCCCGCGGCGAGGCACGGGTGGTGGATCTGACCGGTGAACTGGGGCTGGCCCAGTCCACGGTCTCCAAACACCTGGCGTGCCTGCGCGACTGCGGCCTGGTCGATTACCGGGTCGAAGGCCGCCAGTCGTTCTACGCGCTGACCCGGCCGGAATTGATGGACCTGCTGGCCTCGGCGGAGCACCTGCTGGCCGCCACCGGGCATACGGTCGCGCTGTCTCCCGGCGTCACCGCCCCCGCCGCGCAGGTCGACCAGGGGCAGAAGGAGGTCGAGGAGGCACGCCGATGA